One Faecalispora anaeroviscerum genomic window carries:
- a CDS encoding glycine betaine ABC transporter substrate-binding protein encodes MKKAVAIGMSVVMLLGAMAGCGSSGSSSGTSEKKTVKLGYVNWSEGIAMTNLAAAVLEDEMGYQVELTMADVAPVFTSVASGNTDAFMDVWLPKTHEDYMNKYGDKLEDLGVSYENALIGLAVPSYVSINSIEELNANKDQFGGEIIGIDSGAGLMKATDQAIKDYGLNYTLLPGSGPTMTAALKKAIDAKKPIVVTAWKPHWMFARWDLKVLEDPKGIYGTAENIHIVARKDLSKDMPEVAKFLSNFKMSEQELGDLMGAIEEKGGEPLDVARAWAKEHPDLIKGWIAAK; translated from the coding sequence ATGAAAAAAGCAGTAGCAATCGGAATGAGCGTCGTAATGCTTCTGGGTGCGATGGCGGGCTGCGGCTCGTCGGGCAGCAGCTCGGGCACATCGGAAAAAAAGACGGTAAAGTTAGGGTATGTCAACTGGTCTGAGGGAATCGCGATGACCAATCTTGCCGCAGCAGTGCTGGAGGATGAAATGGGCTATCAGGTAGAGCTGACTATGGCGGATGTTGCTCCGGTTTTTACCTCAGTAGCAAGTGGGAATACAGACGCTTTTATGGATGTTTGGCTCCCGAAAACTCATGAGGATTACATGAACAAATACGGCGATAAGCTGGAGGATTTGGGTGTCAGCTATGAAAATGCACTGATTGGCCTTGCGGTTCCCAGCTACGTTTCGATCAATAGCATTGAAGAGCTGAACGCCAATAAAGATCAGTTTGGCGGCGAGATCATTGGCATCGATTCCGGCGCGGGTCTTATGAAAGCTACGGATCAGGCGATCAAAGATTATGGCCTAAATTATACGCTTCTGCCCGGCAGCGGCCCCACCATGACTGCGGCGCTGAAAAAGGCGATCGACGCAAAAAAGCCGATCGTGGTAACGGCGTGGAAGCCTCACTGGATGTTTGCCCGCTGGGATTTAAAGGTTCTGGAGGACCCCAAGGGTATTTATGGAACTGCGGAAAACATCCATATTGTTGCGCGCAAGGATTTGTCCAAGGATATGCCGGAGGTAGCGAAGTTCCTCAGTAATTTTAAAATGAGTGAGCAGGAGCTGGGTGATCTGATGGGAGCGATTGAAGAAAAGGGTGGCGAGCCTTTGGATGTTGCGAGAGCATGGGCTAAGGAGCATCCGGATCTGATCAAAGGCTGGATTGCCGCGAAATAA
- a CDS encoding sodium/glutamate symporter, protein MAISFDVMQSCAIAALVVLLGRGLVKRVKFLRTYCIPGVIVCGLIVSIVLSLLKNGGVLTVNFDVKVLKEFFMDIFFTAIGLTASARLIKNAGGKLLIGITITTIGSILAQNVLGVLLTKPLGLHPLLGLGLGSLSLMGGVGTSGAIAPLYEQLGAANATVISVMGATFGMIFASLIGGPASRFLIKRYKLSANKSAVDASKQSDNEVVPLSAKSLMGSTCLVIISAGIGSYIAIAAGNVPGIEFPYFVGCMLGGVIIRNILDNTSYEVNEAEVDVINSVTLDLFIAMTMMTIDVTKLADVAGPFLIILACQIVLMFLWVWLVTFMLCGKDYEASVMAAAHVGIGLGSGPNAMANMRSVISEYGPANVAWVVFTPFALIVLDIVNPLFCSMIAPWVATL, encoded by the coding sequence GTGGCAATTTCTTTCGACGTAATGCAAAGCTGTGCAATTGCGGCCTTGGTTGTACTGCTTGGTCGCGGACTCGTCAAACGAGTCAAGTTTTTACGCACCTATTGTATTCCGGGTGTTATCGTTTGTGGACTGATCGTCAGCATCGTGCTGTCCTTACTGAAGAATGGCGGCGTACTGACTGTCAATTTCGATGTGAAGGTTCTCAAAGAATTCTTCATGGACATCTTCTTTACAGCCATCGGTCTGACTGCTTCTGCTAGGCTTATTAAAAACGCGGGCGGTAAGCTTCTGATCGGTATCACAATTACAACAATTGGTTCTATCCTTGCTCAGAATGTTCTGGGCGTTCTTCTGACAAAGCCCTTGGGACTGCACCCGCTGCTCGGCCTCGGTCTCGGTTCGCTGTCCCTGATGGGCGGCGTAGGTACCTCCGGTGCGATCGCTCCTCTGTATGAGCAGCTCGGCGCTGCCAACGCGACTGTTATCAGCGTTATGGGCGCTACCTTCGGCATGATTTTTGCCAGCCTGATTGGCGGCCCCGCTTCCCGTTTCCTGATTAAGCGCTATAAGCTCAGTGCGAACAAGAGCGCAGTTGATGCCAGTAAGCAGAGCGATAATGAAGTCGTTCCGCTGAGCGCTAAGAGCCTGATGGGCAGCACCTGCCTGGTAATTATCTCTGCTGGTATCGGTTCTTACATCGCTATTGCTGCGGGCAATGTCCCCGGCATCGAGTTCCCTTACTTTGTAGGTTGCATGCTCGGCGGTGTTATTATCCGCAATATTCTGGATAACACCAGCTACGAAGTCAACGAGGCTGAGGTTGATGTTATCAATTCCGTTACCCTCGACCTGTTTATCGCGATGACGATGATGACCATTGATGTAACCAAGCTGGCCGATGTTGCCGGCCCGTTCCTCATCATTCTGGCCTGCCAGATCGTGTTGATGTTCTTGTGGGTATGGCTTGTCACCTTCATGCTGTGCGGCAAAGATTACGAGGCTTCTGTTATGGCGGCTGCCCATGTTGGGATCGGTCTGGGTTCCGGCCCGAACGCCATGGCGAATATGCGTTCTGTTATTTCGGAATACGGCCCCGCGAACGTTGCTTGGGTTGTGTTTACTCCCTTTGCGCTGATTGTGCTGGATATTGTCAATCCGCTTTTCTGCAGCATGATTGCACCTTGGGTTGCAACTCTGTGA
- a CDS encoding ABC transporter permease, which yields MIRLPIGDTVEKIIDWLTVNLAPFFTGIKDGLSGVINGFDFIFNGIPFFVMIAIFAVIAWRLAGRGTGVFTVVGLLLIVSMNLWKQTMETLALVVTATLIALVLGLPLGIWMSRSDKANNAIRPILDFMQTMPAFVYLIPAVYFFDLGEVPGAVATVIFAMPPVVRLTSLGIRQVPTDVVEASKAFGATSGQLLWKVQIPMAMPTILAGLNQTILLSLSMVVISAMIGAGGLGNVVLQGITQMKMGQGFEGGLAVVILAMVIDRITQSLGKTKKKS from the coding sequence ATGATTAGATTACCGATCGGAGATACCGTAGAGAAAATAATTGATTGGCTTACGGTCAATCTGGCTCCGTTTTTTACCGGAATCAAAGACGGGCTTTCCGGTGTGATCAACGGCTTTGATTTTATCTTCAACGGGATTCCATTTTTTGTTATGATCGCGATTTTTGCAGTGATTGCCTGGCGGCTGGCCGGGCGCGGAACAGGAGTTTTTACGGTGGTGGGCCTATTGCTGATTGTTTCGATGAATCTGTGGAAGCAGACGATGGAAACGCTGGCGCTGGTTGTTACCGCAACTTTGATTGCGCTGGTGCTTGGGCTTCCGCTTGGCATTTGGATGTCCCGCAGTGATAAAGCAAACAATGCAATTCGCCCAATTCTGGATTTTATGCAGACCATGCCTGCGTTTGTGTACTTAATCCCCGCTGTGTATTTCTTTGATTTGGGGGAGGTGCCCGGCGCGGTGGCAACCGTTATTTTTGCAATGCCCCCGGTGGTTCGCCTAACCAGTCTTGGCATTCGTCAGGTGCCAACGGATGTAGTAGAAGCCTCGAAGGCGTTTGGCGCCACCTCTGGCCAGCTGCTGTGGAAGGTGCAGATTCCCATGGCGATGCCGACCATTCTGGCTGGTTTAAACCAGACGATTCTGCTTTCGCTTTCCATGGTCGTTATTTCGGCGATGATCGGTGCCGGCGGATTGGGTAATGTGGTACTTCAGGGCATTACACAGATGAAGATGGGCCAGGGCTTTGAGGGCGGTCTTGCGGTTGTGATTCTGGCTATGGTAATCGACCGGATCACCCAGAGCCTCGGCAAAACAAAGAAGAAAAGCTGA
- a CDS encoding response regulator: MYQVIIIEDDSMVADINSRYIENTPGFAVQAVFQNGAQALEYLKGHDVPLIILDYYTPVMNGMEFVDRLHGMGKAPEIIMVTSASDAQIVCQMVSRGIVDYLVKPFEYQRFREALDRFRQSHERWNTVDGTLRQEEIDQMLSPNTGKTATAQILAKGLNDSTMNMIRHFLMENSSSMFTSEEIAERVHLSRITVRRYMSFMVETNEITSTIDYQTGGRPAIKYSYSQNK; the protein is encoded by the coding sequence ATGTATCAGGTAATCATTATTGAGGATGATTCCATGGTGGCGGATATTAACTCCAGATATATTGAAAACACTCCCGGTTTTGCGGTGCAGGCGGTGTTCCAGAACGGCGCGCAGGCGTTGGAATATTTGAAAGGACACGATGTGCCTTTGATTATTCTGGATTATTATACGCCCGTAATGAATGGAATGGAATTTGTGGATCGTCTGCACGGAATGGGAAAGGCTCCCGAAATTATTATGGTTACATCGGCCAGCGATGCGCAGATTGTTTGCCAAATGGTTTCGCGTGGTATTGTGGATTATCTGGTTAAGCCGTTTGAATACCAGCGCTTTCGTGAGGCTTTGGATCGGTTCCGCCAGTCTCATGAGCGCTGGAACACCGTTGACGGTACCCTCCGGCAGGAAGAAATCGATCAAATGCTTTCTCCCAATACGGGAAAAACGGCGACTGCACAAATTCTGGCCAAAGGCTTGAATGACAGCACCATGAATATGATTCGTCATTTTTTAATGGAAAACAGCTCTTCCATGTTTACCAGTGAAGAAATTGCCGAGAGGGTACACCTCTCCCGAATTACCGTGCGCCGCTATATGAGCTTCATGGTAGAGACGAATGAAATCACGAGCACAATCGATTATCAAACGGGGGGAAGACCGGCAATCAAGTATTCTTACAGTCAAAATAAATAA
- a CDS encoding sensor histidine kinase — translation MYHKKKKSELERKLYRGFMLISTLVILLSLGGTLYFDILRQRKEVDTMISGIAAYISEGTDVVKMLESGYPSPYVKQSLDALYATIPNVSIAEVCNKDGVRFYHTDRQSTGESYVDGEEIPILQGSKPYITIGYNTKGAQRRAFHAVRNAKGEIIGFVMVSVFIGVISARVQSIMLVHLMILGVMLIISFFLSHAILRFMRKTLMGFQPEELLRRYLRQDVVLSAVAEGLVASDTAGTVLFVNSAARSLIGEDQVLEGRPIIELLPDTRQEVVLRTGQPEERRSWIVGGHSVLANEVPILKDSKSPAEGVLTVLYDRTEMLHMSDELFGARSMIDALRSYNHEFSNRLHVILGYLETRQYEKAIGFIVNSNLISGQVICQTADQIRVSELCALVVGKIMHAAEQGIQLKLMGDSCCIEQDLLIPVDDMTTIVGNLLENAIEDLNIHKSELQEIKFGLFCRPDCNILVCEDTGRGISHEVMEHMFEKGFSTKGQYRGTGLYLVRRIVRQYGGRIDIETEGGEGTVFTITFTREEQKDVSGNHY, via the coding sequence ATGTATCATAAAAAGAAAAAAAGTGAATTGGAACGCAAGCTATACCGGGGATTTATGCTGATTTCCACTTTGGTGATTCTGCTTTCCCTGGGCGGAACACTGTATTTTGACATCCTCCGTCAGCGAAAAGAGGTAGATACCATGATCAGTGGTATCGCAGCTTATATTTCGGAGGGAACAGATGTCGTAAAGATGCTGGAAAGCGGCTATCCCTCGCCTTATGTTAAACAGTCTTTGGATGCGCTGTACGCGACAATTCCTAACGTCAGCATTGCGGAGGTATGCAACAAGGACGGGGTACGGTTTTACCATACCGACCGGCAGAGTACGGGTGAATCATATGTAGACGGGGAAGAAATCCCCATTCTTCAAGGCAGCAAGCCGTATATCACCATCGGGTACAACACGAAGGGCGCTCAGCGGCGTGCGTTTCATGCCGTTCGAAATGCCAAAGGTGAAATCATTGGTTTTGTCATGGTTTCGGTGTTTATTGGGGTCATTTCCGCCCGCGTGCAAAGCATCATGCTGGTGCACCTGATGATTCTGGGTGTGATGTTGATCATCAGCTTTTTCCTGAGCCATGCCATTCTTCGCTTTATGCGAAAAACTCTGATGGGCTTTCAACCAGAAGAGCTGCTGCGCCGCTATCTGCGGCAGGATGTTGTCCTCAGCGCAGTAGCGGAAGGACTTGTGGCCTCCGATACAGCGGGGACGGTGCTGTTCGTCAATTCGGCGGCGCGCAGTCTGATCGGGGAAGATCAGGTGCTGGAGGGGCGGCCCATTATAGAGCTGCTGCCTGATACCCGGCAGGAGGTGGTTTTGCGCACCGGCCAGCCGGAGGAGCGCCGCTCCTGGATTGTCGGGGGGCATTCGGTGCTCGCCAATGAGGTGCCTATTTTAAAGGACAGCAAATCTCCGGCAGAGGGTGTTCTGACTGTTCTGTACGACCGTACCGAAATGCTGCATATGTCGGACGAACTGTTCGGCGCCCGCAGCATGATTGATGCACTGCGTTCTTATAATCATGAGTTTTCGAATCGCCTCCATGTCATTTTGGGGTATCTTGAAACCAGGCAGTATGAAAAGGCGATTGGGTTTATTGTAAACAGCAACCTAATCTCCGGTCAGGTTATTTGCCAAACGGCAGATCAAATCCGCGTTTCTGAGCTGTGCGCGCTCGTTGTGGGCAAAATAATGCATGCGGCTGAGCAGGGAATCCAGCTCAAATTGATGGGGGACAGCTGCTGCATTGAGCAGGATCTTCTGATCCCGGTGGACGATATGACGACCATCGTCGGAAATCTGCTGGAAAATGCGATCGAAGATCTGAACATCCATAAATCTGAGCTGCAGGAGATCAAGTTCGGCCTGTTTTGCCGGCCGGACTGCAATATTCTTGTGTGCGAGGATACTGGCCGCGGCATTTCCCATGAGGTCATGGAGCATATGTTTGAAAAAGGCTTTTCCACCAAGGGGCAGTATCGGGGAACCGGTCTGTATCTGGTGCGCCGTATCGTTCGGCAATACGGCGGTCGGATCGACATAGAGACGGAAGGGGGAGAAGGCACCGTCTTTACCATTACTTTTACCAGAGAGGAGCAAAAGGATGTATCAGGTAATCATTATTGA
- a CDS encoding UDP-N-acetylmuramoyl-L-alanyl-D-glutamate--2,6-diaminopimelate ligase produces the protein MRLIDLLQGMQYSAAGNLQVSVEDLIYDSRKIKSGCAFVCLRGAHADGHQYAEQAANSGACAIIADHALELTAEVPVVVVPDTRLALAVMSAALFGHPAERMKTVGVTGTKGKTTTTYMIRAILEQAGIKAGLIGTIGAVIGDRVIPTDNTTPESYEIQSFLKQMADEGCQCVVMEASSIGLKANRTAGFTFDIGLFTNFSPDHIGGDEHASLEEYMECKSMLFRQCRVGIANMDDENWQGVLKGRTCELETYGFSPEAQLRAENEGLVSRPGYLGARFDLRGLMNFPVSVDIPGKFSAYNALAAIAVCRHFNVTEEQIQRGLSTVKVKGRVEPVTVPGEYTLLIDYAHNAVSMENILETLREYQPQRLVCLFGAGGNRAKSRRYEMGEVCGRLADLSVITADNSRFEDVMDIIADIKIGMAKTDGKYVVIPDRREAIRYCLTNAQKGDVIVLAGKGHEDYQEIRGVKHPFDERVVVAELLKEIEKA, from the coding sequence ATGCGTTTAATTGATTTGCTGCAGGGTATGCAGTATTCCGCTGCCGGTAACCTACAGGTTTCGGTGGAAGATTTAATTTATGATTCCAGAAAGATCAAATCGGGCTGCGCGTTTGTGTGCCTGCGGGGCGCTCACGCAGACGGCCATCAGTATGCGGAGCAAGCCGCTAACAGCGGCGCCTGCGCAATTATTGCAGATCATGCGCTGGAGCTTACGGCAGAGGTTCCGGTCGTTGTTGTGCCGGATACACGTCTGGCCCTGGCAGTAATGTCGGCGGCGCTCTTCGGTCACCCCGCAGAGCGGATGAAAACCGTTGGGGTGACCGGCACCAAGGGAAAAACCACAACCACCTATATGATTCGTGCAATTCTGGAGCAGGCGGGTATCAAGGCGGGGCTGATCGGCACCATTGGTGCGGTGATCGGTGACCGGGTGATCCCCACAGACAACACGACTCCGGAATCCTATGAGATTCAGTCCTTTCTCAAGCAAATGGCGGACGAAGGTTGCCAGTGCGTTGTGATGGAGGCCTCCTCCATCGGCCTGAAGGCCAACCGTACCGCAGGTTTTACCTTTGATATTGGCCTGTTCACGAACTTTTCTCCCGACCATATCGGCGGTGATGAGCACGCTTCTTTGGAGGAGTACATGGAGTGCAAAAGCATGCTCTTCCGCCAGTGCCGTGTTGGGATCGCAAATATGGATGACGAAAACTGGCAGGGTGTGCTGAAAGGCCGCACCTGCGAACTGGAAACCTACGGCTTTTCTCCCGAAGCGCAGCTCCGGGCAGAAAACGAGGGCCTTGTGTCCCGCCCCGGCTATTTGGGTGCGCGGTTCGATCTGCGCGGTTTAATGAATTTCCCCGTATCGGTGGATATTCCCGGAAAATTCAGTGCCTATAACGCTCTGGCCGCGATTGCGGTGTGCCGTCATTTTAATGTAACCGAGGAGCAGATTCAGCGGGGCCTGAGCACTGTGAAGGTAAAAGGCCGCGTAGAGCCGGTGACGGTACCCGGCGAATATACACTCTTGATCGATTACGCGCATAATGCCGTCAGTATGGAGAACATTCTCGAAACCCTGCGCGAATACCAGCCGCAGCGTTTGGTGTGCCTGTTCGGCGCGGGAGGAAACCGCGCAAAATCCAGACGGTACGAGATGGGTGAGGTTTGCGGCCGTTTGGCCGATCTTTCCGTCATCACTGCGGATAATTCCCGGTTTGAGGATGTGATGGACATCATTGCCGATATTAAAATCGGCATGGCCAAAACCGACGGAAAGTATGTGGTGATTCCCGATCGGCGCGAGGCGATCCGTTATTGCCTCACGAACGCACAAAAGGGAGATGTGATTGTGCTGGCGGGCAAAGGACATGAAGATTATCAGGAAATCCGCGGCGTCAAGCACCCGTTCGATGAACGAGTTGTAGTTGCGGAGCTGCTGAAAGAAATAGAGAAAGCGTGA
- a CDS encoding TAXI family TRAP transporter solute-binding subunit: MIAGSYYKKLAAVLCLLGFMASGCQAIDSGSSATGTQKEQPIQVLTIGTADSGGTMYPVGRAIAQVVNENIPQMKINIGASNGSFSNVEGLRGGQIDLGLVSADVAYCAYWGEEEFSGKPMKNLRAIGAVYFSYSNWIAKDSLNAVYVHDLLGKRVAIGPENSTTDLSARIALQVVGINSGNTKLENYGLGSGSQALGEGKLDAVHGMAGVPVKAMQDLANSVPCRLLRYTDEELTEILNDNDQYRRAVIPAGTYSGQKEDVPTFGVKCVLCVNEDMDEELVYEITKSLRQSVEDLDELHYSMESMKNTDFVTKDLPVPLHPGAERFYKEAGLN; the protein is encoded by the coding sequence ATGATTGCAGGCAGCTATTATAAAAAATTGGCTGCAGTATTGTGTCTTCTTGGTTTCATGGCTTCGGGGTGTCAGGCAATAGACAGCGGCTCGTCGGCTACCGGCACACAGAAGGAACAGCCCATTCAGGTATTAACGATCGGCACCGCAGACAGCGGCGGTACCATGTACCCAGTGGGCCGAGCCATTGCGCAGGTTGTTAACGAGAACATACCCCAAATGAAGATTAACATTGGCGCGTCAAACGGTTCTTTTTCCAATGTGGAGGGTCTGCGGGGCGGGCAGATTGATCTTGGCCTGGTCAGCGCAGATGTGGCGTATTGCGCTTACTGGGGTGAAGAAGAGTTTTCAGGAAAGCCGATGAAGAATCTGCGCGCGATTGGTGCGGTGTATTTCAGCTACTCCAACTGGATTGCAAAGGATTCGCTCAACGCAGTTTATGTGCATGATCTGCTGGGAAAACGGGTGGCTATAGGACCGGAGAACTCTACCACTGATCTTTCCGCGAGAATTGCTCTGCAGGTTGTCGGGATCAATTCGGGCAACACAAAGCTGGAAAACTACGGCCTTGGCTCCGGCAGCCAAGCGCTGGGGGAAGGAAAGCTCGATGCCGTGCATGGGATGGCCGGAGTTCCCGTTAAAGCGATGCAGGATCTAGCCAACAGCGTTCCCTGCCGTCTGCTGCGCTACACGGATGAGGAACTGACTGAGATTCTGAATGACAATGATCAGTATCGACGAGCAGTGATCCCGGCCGGTACCTATTCCGGGCAGAAGGAAGATGTACCCACATTTGGCGTTAAATGCGTACTGTGCGTCAATGAGGATATGGATGAAGAACTGGTCTATGAGATTACCAAAAGCTTGCGTCAGTCTGTGGAAGATTTGGATGAGCTCCATTATTCCATGGAAAGCATGAAAAACACTGATTTTGTTACCAAAGATCTTCCGGTTCCGCTTCATCCTGGCGCGGAGCGCTTTTATAAAGAGGCCGGATTAAATTGA
- a CDS encoding UDP-N-acetylmuramoyl-tripeptide--D-alanyl-D-alanine ligase → MSGIMKMLAREIAQACGGRILRGDPEREVTFVTTDSRAVGPGALFVPIVGERVDAHRFLPGAVKDGAAAVLTQQPEAGCPEGICAWIAVEDTRTALQQIAGAYRARFSIPVVGVTGSVGKTTTKEMLALALSAERNVMKTEGNFNSQLGVPLTVFRLLPEHEAAVIEMGMSQFGEMARLAQVVKPTCAVMTNIGISHIENLNTQENIRAEKLHITDAFTTDSVLFLNGDDPLLAQLRGTLPFRIITFGMQPWCEVHAEQTVSFGGTTKFIAVSDEFRIPVTLPVPGGHNVLNALAALAVSQYLGVSPQRAAERLQTYSPPAMRQQLHKVGGITIIDDSYNASPDSMRSSVNILMDLKGSGRAIGVFADMLELGDYSRQAHFDAGVYAATRGIDALFVIGEQAQEIRWGAISAECQLPVFSYLSNEQALHKLLEYLRPGDVVVVKGSRGMKTDEIVRGLLEHVGETVPAATV, encoded by the coding sequence GTGAGTGGAATCATGAAAATGCTGGCCAGAGAGATCGCTCAGGCGTGCGGCGGCAGAATCCTCCGGGGCGACCCGGAGCGGGAAGTGACCTTTGTAACGACAGACAGCCGAGCGGTTGGGCCGGGTGCCCTGTTCGTGCCAATTGTTGGCGAGCGGGTGGACGCGCACCGCTTTCTTCCAGGCGCGGTAAAGGACGGAGCGGCGGCTGTTCTAACTCAGCAGCCGGAGGCCGGGTGTCCCGAAGGCATCTGTGCATGGATTGCTGTGGAAGATACCCGAACCGCATTGCAGCAGATTGCGGGGGCGTACCGTGCTCGCTTTTCGATTCCGGTGGTTGGTGTTACCGGCAGTGTGGGGAAGACCACAACAAAAGAAATGCTTGCGCTTGCGCTTTCAGCAGAACGGAACGTGATGAAAACCGAGGGGAATTTCAACAGCCAGCTTGGTGTGCCGCTCACGGTGTTCCGCTTGCTGCCGGAGCACGAGGCCGCGGTGATCGAGATGGGAATGAGTCAGTTCGGCGAAATGGCCCGCCTGGCGCAGGTGGTAAAGCCGACCTGCGCGGTTATGACAAATATTGGAATTTCTCATATTGAAAACCTGAATACACAGGAGAATATCCGTGCGGAAAAGCTACATATTACAGATGCATTTACCACGGATTCGGTTCTGTTCCTCAATGGAGATGACCCGCTGCTCGCGCAGCTGCGCGGAACGCTGCCCTTCCGGATTATTACTTTCGGTATGCAGCCGTGGTGTGAGGTACACGCCGAGCAGACTGTTTCTTTCGGCGGTACAACCAAGTTTATAGCTGTGTCGGATGAGTTCCGGATTCCGGTGACCTTGCCGGTTCCCGGTGGGCATAACGTATTAAATGCACTGGCCGCTCTGGCAGTGTCGCAGTATTTGGGTGTTTCCCCGCAGCGTGCGGCGGAGCGGCTGCAAACCTACTCCCCCCCGGCCATGCGCCAGCAGCTTCACAAGGTTGGCGGCATTACAATTATTGATGATTCCTATAACGCAAGTCCCGACTCCATGCGCAGCAGTGTCAACATTCTGATGGATTTAAAAGGCTCCGGCCGAGCCATCGGCGTGTTTGCCGATATGCTCGAGCTCGGCGATTATTCCCGTCAGGCGCATTTTGATGCTGGCGTTTATGCCGCGACCCGTGGGATAGACGCGCTGTTTGTGATCGGTGAGCAGGCGCAGGAGATTCGATGGGGCGCTATTTCGGCAGAGTGCCAGCTGCCCGTGTTTTCTTATCTCTCGAATGAGCAGGCGCTGCATAAGCTGCTGGAATATCTGCGCCCGGGAGATGTTGTGGTTGTAAAGGGCTCCCGTGGCATGAAAACAGACGAGATCGTCCGGGGCCTTTTGGAGCACGTGGGAGAAACGGTACCGGCTGCAACGGTGTAA
- a CDS encoding quaternary amine ABC transporter ATP-binding protein — MTKVEIKNLYKIFGATPKKMIPLLQEGETKESVLKKLKHSVGVNNASFAVEEGEIFVVMGLSGSGKSTLIRCLNRLIEPTSGQVMIDGQNIVEFDAEHLREVRRKKIAMVFQNFALLPHRTVAENVAFGLEIQKEDEAVRRQKAVEMLEVVGLKGYENSYPSQLSGGMQQRVGLARALATSPDILLMDEAFSALDPLIRKGMQNELLSLQRRLKKTIIFITHDLDEALKLGDRIAIMKDGVIVQIGIPEEILSHPADAYVREFVQGVNRSKVLTASSIMSEADTVTTVTGGARVALHQMREAEISSVYVTDRLGRLLGLVTIDDVTRLIREGKEDLSGILEKEFCTVGPDVLVEDILPLFLKTRYPVAVVDDENRLLGLIFKVSALAGIVGEVNGND, encoded by the coding sequence ATGACAAAGGTTGAAATTAAAAATTTGTACAAAATATTCGGCGCCACCCCGAAGAAAATGATCCCACTCCTGCAGGAGGGAGAAACCAAGGAATCGGTTTTAAAGAAGTTAAAGCACAGTGTTGGTGTGAACAATGCTTCTTTTGCAGTGGAAGAGGGAGAAATTTTTGTGGTTATGGGCCTTTCCGGCAGCGGAAAATCAACATTGATCCGGTGCCTGAACCGACTGATCGAACCCACCTCCGGTCAGGTAATGATCGATGGTCAGAATATAGTGGAATTTGATGCAGAGCATCTGCGAGAGGTTCGCAGAAAAAAGATCGCGATGGTTTTTCAGAATTTTGCGCTTTTGCCGCACCGTACTGTGGCGGAAAACGTGGCATTTGGCCTTGAAATTCAGAAAGAGGACGAAGCGGTTCGCCGTCAAAAGGCTGTGGAAATGTTAGAGGTCGTCGGGCTGAAGGGCTATGAAAACTCCTATCCGTCTCAGCTTTCTGGCGGAATGCAGCAGAGAGTGGGACTGGCCCGTGCGCTGGCTACCTCGCCGGATATTCTGCTGATGGACGAAGCGTTCAGTGCGCTGGACCCTCTGATTCGCAAGGGAATGCAGAACGAGCTGCTAAGTCTGCAGCGTCGGCTGAAAAAAACGATCATCTTTATCACGCATGATCTGGATGAGGCTCTGAAGCTGGGCGACCGAATTGCCATCATGAAAGACGGCGTGATCGTACAGATCGGTATTCCGGAAGAAATCCTAAGCCATCCGGCAGATGCTTACGTGCGCGAGTTTGTGCAGGGGGTCAACCGCTCTAAGGTTCTGACCGCGTCGTCAATTATGAGCGAGGCAGATACGGTGACGACGGTGACCGGCGGCGCCCGTGTGGCGCTGCACCAAATGCGCGAGGCGGAAATCTCAAGCGTTTATGTTACCGATCGATTGGGACGGCTGCTCGGCCTCGTCACAATTGACGACGTTACCCGCTTAATCCGGGAAGGGAAAGAAGACCTTTCCGGTATTTTAGAAAAAGAGTTCTGCACCGTTGGACCGGACGTTCTTGTGGAAGATATTCTGCCCTTGTTTTTGAAGACAAGGTATCCGGTAGCGGTAGTTGACGACGAAAATCGGCTGCTGGGTCTGATTTTTAAGGTTTCGGCCCTGGCTGGAATCGTAGGGGAGGTAAATGGGAATGATTAG